In Corynebacterium guangdongense, one DNA window encodes the following:
- a CDS encoding trypsin-like serine protease: MASHPSTDGAAGLRGGLLWVLAILVAVVTVVAVLVAAGRENAAFERAAEQTSLEAAVSEDAAPAAPAPPAAPLEGVLATPGSPWTPGTTMHLTGDYPQPGVPFEVSECTVAFGFSDAAGNAYAVTASHCGSVGDLVWPTNATTVADYATEVGRVIYSDLDQPAEVNHDIGIIQVTDPHRLMTFAGDGQQPSLVAGGPRFADHATTPDDACKIGGTTGLTCGPTGPIQRQQLYDEDGSFVLTEGATATICAAKGDSGGPVVGEVDGTSVILGLLSGTRTPETPVTDCGAPGAELMTVAYTPAATIVETIREVVPDAQLPQAEVPVG, from the coding sequence ATGGCGAGCCACCCCAGCACTGACGGTGCCGCGGGCCTGCGCGGCGGGCTCCTGTGGGTCCTGGCGATCCTGGTGGCGGTCGTGACCGTGGTGGCCGTCCTCGTCGCCGCCGGCCGGGAGAACGCCGCCTTCGAGCGGGCCGCCGAGCAGACCAGCCTCGAGGCCGCGGTCAGCGAGGACGCCGCCCCGGCGGCCCCGGCCCCGCCGGCCGCCCCGCTCGAGGGTGTTCTGGCCACCCCGGGAAGCCCGTGGACCCCGGGGACGACGATGCACCTGACCGGCGACTACCCCCAACCGGGCGTCCCCTTCGAGGTGTCGGAATGCACCGTGGCCTTCGGCTTCAGCGACGCCGCGGGCAACGCCTACGCGGTCACCGCCTCCCACTGCGGGAGCGTGGGCGATCTGGTCTGGCCCACCAACGCCACCACCGTCGCCGACTACGCGACGGAGGTCGGCCGGGTCATCTACTCCGACCTCGACCAGCCCGCCGAGGTCAACCACGACATCGGCATCATCCAGGTCACCGACCCCCACCGGTTGATGACCTTCGCCGGGGACGGGCAGCAGCCCTCCCTGGTCGCGGGCGGACCGCGCTTCGCCGACCACGCGACCACCCCCGACGACGCCTGCAAGATCGGCGGCACCACCGGCCTGACCTGTGGCCCGACCGGGCCGATTCAGCGCCAGCAACTCTATGACGAGGACGGTTCCTTCGTCCTCACCGAGGGCGCGACGGCCACCATCTGCGCCGCCAAAGGCGACTCGGGCGGCCCGGTCGTCGGCGAGGTCGACGGAACCTCCGTCATCCTCGGCCTGCTTTCCGGCACCCGCACCCCGGAGACCCCGGTCACCGACTGCGGCGCCCCCGGCGCGGAGCTGATGACCGTGGCCTACACCCCGGCGGCCACGATCGTGGAGACGATCCGCGAGGTCGTCCCGGACGCCCAGCTGCCCCAGGCCGAGGTCCCCGTGGGCTAG
- the thrC gene encoding threonine synthase, whose amino-acid sequence MKYISTRDSNRTPVSFTDILLAGLAPDGGLYLPAEYPQISDAMLTSWRQLLAEEGYAALAAEVLKLFVDDIDDTALEAITARAYRTPVFDHEEIVPVTRIDENLYLGHLSQGPTAAFKDMAMQLLGELFEYELTRRGAEINILGATSGDTGSSAEYAMRGRDNIRVFMLTPAGRMTPFQQAQMFGLDDPNIFNIALDGVFDDCQDIVKAVNGDPEFKKKYSIGAVNSINWARLMAQIVYYVSSWLKITESNDQKVSFSVPTGNFGDICAGHIARQMGLPIDKLIVATNENDVLDEFFRTGDYRPRSSAETQATSSPSMDISRASNFERLVFDVLGRDAGRIADLFGTRVRAGGFTLAEDPAFPAIAEEYGFLSATSSHADRLATIAETNERLGVLIDPHTADGVKAAREWADKIDSPIVVLETALPVKFSETIAEAIGEAPAIPERFEGILDAERHVVDLPNDAEKVKDYIRTSIETTEV is encoded by the coding sequence GTGAAATACATCTCGACGCGCGATTCGAACCGAACCCCGGTCAGCTTCACCGACATCCTGCTCGCCGGACTCGCTCCGGACGGCGGTCTCTATCTGCCGGCCGAATACCCGCAGATCAGCGACGCCATGCTCACCAGCTGGCGCCAGCTGCTCGCCGAGGAGGGCTACGCGGCCCTGGCGGCCGAGGTCCTCAAGCTCTTCGTCGACGACATCGACGACACGGCGCTGGAGGCGATCACCGCCCGCGCCTACCGCACCCCGGTCTTCGACCACGAGGAGATCGTCCCGGTCACGCGCATCGACGAGAACCTCTACCTCGGCCACCTCTCGCAGGGCCCGACCGCGGCCTTCAAGGACATGGCGATGCAGCTGCTGGGGGAGCTCTTCGAGTACGAGCTGACCCGCCGCGGCGCCGAAATCAACATCCTGGGCGCCACCTCGGGGGACACCGGCTCCTCCGCCGAGTACGCGATGCGCGGGCGCGACAACATCCGCGTCTTCATGCTCACCCCGGCCGGCCGGATGACCCCGTTCCAGCAGGCGCAGATGTTCGGTCTGGACGACCCGAATATCTTCAACATCGCCCTTGACGGCGTCTTCGACGACTGCCAGGACATCGTCAAGGCCGTCAACGGTGACCCGGAGTTCAAGAAGAAGTACTCCATCGGCGCCGTCAACTCGATCAACTGGGCACGCCTGATGGCCCAGATCGTCTACTACGTCTCCTCCTGGCTGAAGATCACCGAGTCCAACGACCAGAAGGTCTCCTTCTCGGTTCCGACCGGCAACTTCGGCGACATCTGCGCCGGCCACATCGCCCGCCAGATGGGCCTGCCGATCGACAAGCTCATCGTCGCGACCAACGAAAACGACGTCCTCGACGAGTTCTTCCGCACCGGCGACTACCGCCCGCGCTCCTCCGCCGAGACCCAGGCGACCTCCAGCCCGTCGATGGACATTTCACGCGCCTCCAACTTCGAGCGCCTCGTCTTCGACGTGCTGGGGCGCGACGCCGGGCGCATCGCCGACCTTTTCGGCACCCGGGTCCGGGCAGGCGGCTTCACCCTCGCCGAAGACCCCGCCTTCCCGGCCATCGCGGAAGAGTACGGTTTCCTCTCCGCGACCTCCTCCCACGCCGACCGCCTGGCCACCATCGCCGAGACCAACGAGCGTCTCGGCGTGCTCATCGACCCGCACACCGCCGACGGCGTCAAGGCCGCCCGCGAGTGGGCCGACAAGATCGACAGCCCCATCGTCGTCCTGGAGACCGCCCTGCCGGTGAAGTTCTCCGAGACCATCGCCGAGGCCATCGGGGAAGCGCCGGCCATCCCGGAGCGCTTCGAGGGGATCCTCGACGCCGAGCGTCACGTCGTCGACCTGCCCAACGACGCGGAGAAGGTCAAGGACTACATCCGCACCTCCATCGAGACCACGGAGGTCTGA